One Nitrososphaerota archaeon genomic window carries:
- a CDS encoding ABC transporter ATP-binding protein, translating to MNGIRKQFGNTIALADVDIKLNTGEIHALLGENGAGKSTLMNVLFGLYKPDKGTIAIAGRPVKMDGPKTAISLGVFMVHQHFRLIGNFTSLENIMVNSSRGMMLNYNDARNLAEKAAEAYGLGVDLDTKVKRLPVGAQQRVELLKALSTKPKLLILDEPTSSLTPQEADSVLESVKKFAERGLGVVFITHKIREVFEVSDRITVLKQGQIVGSFSGKEVTDRQLIELMMGSQERSNEMLQFSGPRPESAARPEKILEVKGITVLGAQREVAVQDTSFSIAAGEILGLAGVSGNGQREIAEAITGIRKVQHGQIVIQGVDVTSSSPAKMLDAGVTYIPEDRMQDGLLPTMSIVENLFLGHHREPPFARGPYVNYKEAVSEAQRAISDYSVKAEGPEETAAKLSGGNIQRLLIARSLIKSSKLLVAHNPTRGLDLKSTDFVLKRLLTHISTGSSVLLISEDLDELMLVSDRISAIYKGRVSESVTGPKFDKYVIGAMMAGENPGGVR from the coding sequence ATGAATGGGATCCGAAAACAGTTTGGGAATACCATCGCTCTGGCTGACGTGGACATCAAGCTGAACACAGGGGAAATCCATGCTCTCCTCGGGGAAAACGGCGCCGGCAAGTCAACTCTGATGAATGTCCTTTTTGGATTGTACAAACCTGACAAGGGGACCATCGCAATAGCTGGGCGGCCGGTGAAGATGGACGGGCCAAAGACCGCCATATCCCTGGGAGTTTTCATGGTCCATCAACACTTCAGGCTGATAGGGAATTTCACATCCCTAGAAAACATCATGGTCAATTCTTCAAGGGGGATGATGCTCAACTACAACGACGCGAGAAACCTCGCAGAGAAAGCAGCGGAAGCCTATGGACTTGGAGTGGATCTGGATACCAAGGTCAAACGGCTTCCTGTGGGTGCTCAGCAGAGAGTGGAGCTCTTGAAGGCGCTGAGCACCAAGCCCAAGTTGTTGATCTTAGATGAGCCGACAAGCAGCCTTACTCCTCAGGAAGCTGACTCTGTACTCGAATCTGTGAAGAAGTTTGCGGAGCGGGGGCTCGGAGTGGTCTTCATCACCCACAAGATCAGGGAGGTCTTTGAGGTCTCCGATAGGATCACAGTGCTGAAGCAGGGGCAAATCGTAGGGAGCTTCTCTGGCAAAGAGGTCACGGATCGGCAATTGATCGAGCTGATGATGGGAAGTCAAGAACGGTCTAATGAAATGCTCCAATTCTCGGGGCCGAGACCAGAGTCGGCGGCACGTCCGGAGAAGATTCTCGAAGTCAAAGGGATCACGGTCCTGGGGGCACAACGCGAGGTCGCCGTCCAAGACACCTCGTTCTCAATCGCAGCCGGCGAAATACTTGGGCTCGCAGGAGTGTCGGGCAATGGCCAGCGAGAAATTGCCGAAGCAATAACCGGCATAAGGAAGGTTCAACACGGTCAGATAGTCATCCAGGGTGTCGACGTGACCAGCTCATCTCCAGCCAAGATGCTTGATGCGGGGGTGACCTATATTCCAGAAGATCGGATGCAAGACGGACTCCTGCCGACAATGTCGATAGTCGAAAATCTATTCCTGGGCCATCATCGAGAACCTCCTTTTGCCAGGGGACCCTATGTGAACTACAAGGAGGCGGTTTCGGAAGCGCAACGTGCCATATCTGACTATTCAGTTAAGGCCGAGGGACCCGAAGAGACCGCTGCCAAGCTCTCAGGTGGGAACATACAGAGGCTGCTAATCGCCCGGTCATTGATTAAATCCTCAAAACTCCTAGTCGCTCACAACCCGACTAGGGGGCTCGACTTGAAATCGACAGACTTCGTGCTCAAGCGCCTGTTGACCCACATATCCACCGGTTCCTCAGTCCTTCTGATCTCCGAAGACCTCGACGAACTCATGTTAGTTAGCGACAGGATCTCCGCCATCTACAAAGGTCGAGTTTCGGAGAGCGTCACGGGGCCCAAGTTTGACAAGTATGTGATAGGCGCAATGATGGCCGGAGAGAACCCGGGTGGAGTTCGATAG
- a CDS encoding RidA family protein codes for MKERGLKEINPIDSLALHMDKLLIDSPEVASGGSMYSQAVKAGNVLYVSGQVAFDQKNALIGKGDIEAQTVQAFENMKALLKAAGMGFDNVVKITVYLTDLANRPSFHRVRERYFDSDKLPSSTLVVVKSLAHPDLLVEIEAVAVE; via the coding sequence TTGAAGGAACGTGGACTCAAAGAGATAAATCCGATCGACTCGCTCGCCCTGCATATGGACAAGCTCTTGATTGATAGTCCTGAGGTTGCCAGTGGTGGATCCATGTATTCTCAGGCAGTCAAAGCGGGGAATGTCCTCTATGTTTCCGGCCAAGTCGCCTTCGACCAAAAGAATGCCCTCATTGGAAAAGGAGACATTGAAGCCCAGACGGTACAAGCGTTTGAGAATATGAAAGCCCTGCTAAAGGCAGCGGGCATGGGATTCGATAACGTGGTGAAGATAACTGTCTATCTGACGGACCTGGCAAACAGGCCGAGCTTCCATCGAGTGAGGGAGCGTTACTTCGATTCGGACAAGCTCCCGTCTAGCACTCTAGTTGTAGTGAAAAGCCTGGCGCATCCTGACCTTCTCGTCGAAATAGAGGCCGTCGCTGTCGAGTAA
- a CDS encoding DUF1116 domain-containing protein encodes MKKEANLMSTERIIESEPWLVDVLPASQCIPEIKSDLFLHAGPPIGVDELPEPTRYAIGGAQVYEGSADTVEIGIDRLRRGEVTISSAHDHGAIAPMTGIVTPSMPMFVIENRTFGNKAYTNINEGVGKTKTLRFGAFDRDVLARLNWMRDVLAPSLRNAIRSSGGINLRQIIAEAVRRGDECHNRNKSASLIFFQKAAISLSKAGYGATALHDVLQFIGGNEHFFLNLSMAAAKASLDAGHGVKGSSIVTAMSANGKDFAIRVSGLGSGRPPYTWFRSGVPAVRGKYFEPYSAKDACPILGDSFAAECTGLGAFALAAAPAMTEFVGGTISWANEITKRMYRITTMEHSYYKIPYLAYRGVPTGISIGKVLARGLMPVMDVGIAHRSAGIGQIGAGLFRAPKGCFRAAGDAFESAFGRRP; translated from the coding sequence TTGAAGAAAGAAGCAAACCTGATGTCAACCGAGAGGATCATCGAGTCCGAGCCCTGGCTCGTTGACGTTCTTCCAGCTAGCCAATGTATACCTGAAATCAAATCCGATCTCTTCCTCCATGCGGGCCCGCCAATAGGAGTGGACGAACTACCTGAACCTACTCGATATGCAATAGGGGGAGCCCAGGTCTACGAGGGGAGTGCAGACACAGTCGAGATAGGCATCGACAGGCTTAGGCGAGGCGAGGTCACGATTTCATCGGCTCATGACCATGGAGCCATAGCCCCCATGACGGGAATCGTCACCCCATCAATGCCGATGTTTGTAATAGAGAACAGGACGTTCGGTAACAAGGCCTACACCAACATCAACGAAGGGGTGGGCAAGACGAAAACTCTCCGTTTCGGTGCCTTCGACAGAGATGTCCTGGCTAGACTGAATTGGATGAGGGATGTGCTCGCTCCGTCGCTAAGGAACGCGATTCGTAGCTCCGGGGGAATCAACCTGAGGCAAATAATCGCGGAAGCGGTCCGACGCGGTGATGAGTGCCACAACAGGAACAAGTCGGCCTCACTCATCTTCTTCCAGAAGGCGGCCATTTCTCTGTCGAAAGCGGGCTACGGAGCCACGGCTCTTCACGATGTTCTCCAGTTCATCGGTGGCAACGAACATTTCTTCCTCAATCTATCGATGGCGGCAGCGAAGGCTAGCCTGGATGCGGGCCACGGCGTGAAAGGGAGCTCCATTGTCACTGCCATGTCGGCAAACGGAAAGGACTTCGCAATCAGAGTCAGCGGACTGGGAAGTGGACGCCCCCCTTACACATGGTTCCGCTCAGGGGTGCCCGCCGTACGTGGCAAGTACTTTGAACCTTACTCGGCAAAGGACGCTTGTCCCATCCTGGGCGATTCCTTTGCGGCAGAATGCACTGGTCTCGGAGCTTTCGCATTGGCTGCGGCCCCTGCAATGACTGAATTTGTAGGAGGGACCATTTCATGGGCCAATGAGATCACCAAGAGGATGTACCGGATAACGACTATGGAACACAGTTACTACAAGATTCCGTATCTGGCATATCGCGGCGTCCCCACAGGAATCAGCATTGGTAAGGTCCTCGCCCGGGGTCTGATGCCCGTGATGGACGTGGGGATTGCACACAGAAGCGCTGGCATCGGCCAGATCGGCGCTGGTCTTTTCCGTGCACCCAAGGGGTGTTTCCGTGCCGCCGGTGATGCTTTCGAATCAGCCTTTGGCAGGAGACCATGA